A single window of Micrococcaceae bacterium Sec5.1 DNA harbors:
- a CDS encoding rhomboid family intramembrane serine protease yields MVLETPDGSKAEAKETLAGRAKGGLLFMGSFVILLYVIEFLNTLMRHGLNSTFGLRSRSVDGVLDILTFPLLHANLNHLLSNTLPLIIFGFVVFLAGIRVFLTALAFSWLGSGLTVWLIGGGGVTVGASGLVFGFFAFLLVRGFFNRSWWQILLSVVLFMAYGSILFGVLPTVMGFISWQAHLGGAIGGIIAAILLRPKPQPAT; encoded by the coding sequence ATGGTGCTCGAAACGCCTGACGGATCCAAGGCCGAGGCCAAGGAGACACTCGCGGGCCGAGCCAAGGGTGGCCTGCTGTTCATGGGCAGCTTCGTGATCCTGCTGTATGTGATCGAGTTCCTGAACACGCTGATGAGGCACGGCCTTAACAGTACTTTTGGACTTCGATCCCGCAGCGTGGACGGCGTGCTGGACATCCTGACGTTCCCGCTGCTTCACGCGAACCTCAACCATTTGCTGTCCAACACCCTGCCCCTCATCATCTTCGGCTTCGTGGTTTTCCTGGCCGGTATCAGGGTCTTCCTCACAGCTTTGGCCTTCAGCTGGCTGGGTTCGGGCCTGACCGTGTGGCTTATCGGTGGGGGAGGCGTGACAGTGGGGGCGTCAGGGCTGGTGTTCGGATTTTTCGCGTTCCTGCTGGTCAGGGGCTTCTTCAACAGGAGCTGGTGGCAGATTCTGTTATCCGTGGTGCTCTTCATGGCGTACGGCAGCATCCTCTTCGGGGTGCTGCCAACCGTCATGGGCTTTATTTCGTGGCAGGCGCATCTGGGCGGGGCCATTGGGGGGATCATCGCGGCCATCCTGTTGCGTCCCAAACCCCAGCCCGCCACCTGA
- the greA gene encoding transcription elongation factor GreA — MSTTNSATAAWLTQEAFDRLKAELDHLSGAGRAEIVQKIEAARQEGDLKENGGYHAAKEEQGKIEARIRQLTALLRDAQVGEAPADDGIVEPGMLVVARIAGDEETFLLGSREIAGDSDLDVFSEKSPLGASIIGHKEGDKLSYTAPNGKVIPVEIVSAKPYVA; from the coding sequence GTGTCTACCACCAACAGCGCCACAGCAGCTTGGCTTACCCAGGAAGCTTTCGACCGCTTGAAGGCTGAGCTGGACCACCTTTCCGGCGCTGGCCGGGCGGAAATCGTCCAGAAGATCGAAGCCGCCCGCCAAGAAGGCGACCTCAAGGAAAACGGCGGATACCACGCAGCCAAGGAAGAGCAGGGCAAGATTGAAGCCCGCATCCGTCAGCTCACCGCGCTCCTGCGCGATGCCCAGGTTGGCGAAGCCCCTGCCGATGACGGAATCGTAGAGCCCGGCATGTTGGTTGTTGCCCGCATCGCCGGGGACGAAGAGACATTCCTGCTCGGCTCACGCGAGATCGCCGGCGACTCCGACCTCGATGTCTTCAGCGAGAAGTCTCCGCTGGGTGCCTCCATCATCGGCCACAAGGAGGGCGACAAGCTCAGCTACACCGCCCCCAACGGCAAGGTAATTCCGGTGGAGATCGTTTCCGCCAAGCCGTACGTCGCCTAA
- the galK gene encoding galactokinase, producing MTTTTDTSVLSARFQETFGSSPDGVWQAPGRVNLIGEHTDYNEGFVLPFAIDKTAKVAIRLRADSTVRLLSLFGGHGLVEADLSSLEPGSGQGWSRYPLGVAWALKERGIDVPGFDLLLDSDVPLGAGLSSSHAIECAVISALNDLTGAGLGAEDLVLATQRAENVFVGAPTGIMDQSASLRGAKGHAVFLDCRDQHVDLVPFDAEASGLVLLVIDTKVSHSHADGGYASKRASCELGAEILGVKALRDVGVESLEEAAGLLDETTLRRVRHVVTENDRVLQTVEILTSQGPASIGALLDASHVSMRDDFEISCPELDLAVETSRANGAIGARMTGGGFGGSAIALTPVGQEQQVRHAVVRSFAESGFTAPDIFTVTPAAGALRLT from the coding sequence ATGACCACCACCACTGACACCAGCGTGCTTTCCGCCCGCTTTCAGGAGACATTTGGTTCGAGTCCCGACGGCGTGTGGCAGGCACCGGGGCGCGTGAACCTGATCGGCGAACACACGGATTACAACGAGGGATTCGTCCTGCCGTTCGCGATTGATAAGACCGCCAAGGTTGCCATCAGACTCCGTGCAGACTCCACGGTGCGGCTGCTGTCCCTGTTCGGAGGTCATGGCTTGGTGGAAGCGGACCTTTCAAGCCTGGAACCGGGATCCGGCCAGGGCTGGTCACGCTACCCCCTCGGCGTTGCCTGGGCCCTGAAAGAGCGTGGCATCGACGTGCCCGGCTTTGACCTGCTGCTCGATTCGGACGTTCCGCTGGGCGCGGGCCTCTCTTCCTCCCACGCGATTGAATGTGCCGTCATTTCTGCCCTCAACGACCTCACCGGCGCAGGTCTCGGCGCTGAGGACTTGGTGCTCGCCACCCAGCGTGCTGAGAACGTGTTCGTCGGCGCACCCACCGGCATCATGGATCAATCCGCTTCTCTGCGCGGAGCCAAGGGTCATGCTGTGTTCCTGGATTGCCGGGATCAGCACGTTGACCTTGTCCCCTTCGACGCCGAGGCATCGGGCCTGGTCCTGCTGGTCATCGACACGAAGGTGTCGCATTCACACGCCGACGGCGGTTACGCCTCCAAGCGCGCCTCCTGCGAGTTGGGTGCCGAAATCCTCGGCGTCAAAGCACTGCGCGACGTCGGCGTGGAATCCTTGGAGGAAGCCGCGGGCTTACTGGATGAGACAACCCTTCGCAGGGTCCGGCACGTGGTCACAGAAAACGACCGCGTACTCCAGACCGTGGAAATCCTCACCAGCCAAGGCCCTGCCAGCATTGGCGCCTTGTTGGACGCCAGCCATGTGTCCATGCGCGACGACTTCGAGATCTCCTGCCCCGAGCTCGACCTCGCCGTGGAGACCTCCCGGGCCAACGGCGCGATTGGTGCCCGCATGACGGGCGGGGGTTTCGGCGGCTCCGCCATCGCCCTGACCCCTGTAGGCCAGGAGCAACAGGTGCGTCACGCCGTCGTGCGTTCCTTCGCCGAGAGCGGTTTCACCGCCCCTGACATCTTCACTGTGACTCCAGCAGCCGGGGCCCTTCGCCTGACCTGA
- a CDS encoding AI-2E family transporter, with product MTPTPDAKSRSDRQIAQDIPYGVRIAAAWSWRLGLILLMIGALVWLLGKVSFLIIPVMVAALLAGLLYPVVLWLRQRNLPNGAAVAITVLGFIGVIGGALALVGRQLVSGFGELWTEALTGIQQIQDWLAAGPLHLTADQIDQYISDGVTALQDNSSTILSGALSFGSTAGHFAAGLVLALFILIFFLLEGSRIWAFLVRLLPKTARRAADGAGRRGWTSMVSYVRIQMFVAFVDAVGIGAGAAIIQVPLALPLAVLVFIGSFIPVVGALVTGAIAVLLALVANGPVNALIMLAIVLLVQQLESHILQPLVMGKAVALHPVAVILSVAAGSYLAGIPGALFAVPLLAVVNTAVRYIAGRTWEHDEGLGAAELQPGAAPSEAGGDSNFKEVHLPGAGSRSGSSAVGKTKTADNTSVQEPAVDTNKGE from the coding sequence ATGACGCCGACACCTGACGCCAAATCACGTTCTGACCGACAAATTGCCCAAGACATTCCCTACGGAGTGCGCATTGCGGCTGCGTGGTCGTGGCGGCTGGGCCTGATCCTGCTGATGATCGGGGCCCTGGTCTGGTTGCTGGGCAAGGTCAGCTTCCTCATCATTCCGGTCATGGTCGCGGCACTGCTGGCCGGGCTCCTTTACCCAGTGGTGCTCTGGCTGCGCCAGCGGAATCTGCCCAACGGTGCGGCTGTGGCCATCACAGTGCTGGGTTTCATCGGGGTCATCGGGGGTGCCCTTGCGCTGGTCGGGAGGCAGCTGGTCTCAGGATTCGGGGAGCTTTGGACGGAGGCGCTGACGGGAATCCAGCAGATCCAGGACTGGCTCGCTGCCGGCCCCCTGCACCTGACGGCCGACCAAATTGACCAGTACATTTCAGACGGCGTCACGGCCCTGCAGGACAACAGCAGCACCATCCTCAGCGGTGCCCTGTCCTTTGGCAGCACGGCCGGACACTTTGCCGCCGGCCTGGTCCTGGCCCTGTTTATCCTGATCTTTTTCCTGCTGGAAGGCAGCCGCATATGGGCGTTCCTGGTCCGGCTTCTGCCCAAGACAGCCCGGAGGGCCGCTGATGGTGCCGGACGCCGCGGCTGGACCTCCATGGTCAGCTATGTTCGGATCCAGATGTTCGTTGCCTTCGTGGACGCCGTGGGCATCGGAGCCGGTGCCGCGATCATCCAGGTTCCGCTTGCGCTTCCACTTGCGGTCCTGGTGTTCATTGGTTCGTTTATTCCCGTGGTGGGTGCGCTTGTTACCGGTGCGATCGCCGTGCTGCTGGCCCTTGTGGCGAACGGACCCGTGAATGCGCTGATCATGCTGGCCATCGTCCTGCTTGTCCAGCAGCTTGAAAGTCATATCCTGCAGCCGCTGGTTATGGGTAAGGCTGTGGCGCTTCATCCCGTGGCAGTCATCCTTTCAGTAGCTGCCGGATCCTATCTCGCGGGCATCCCCGGCGCGCTGTTCGCAGTGCCGCTGCTCGCCGTAGTAAACACGGCGGTTCGCTACATTGCCGGCCGGACGTGGGAACATGATGAAGGATTGGGCGCGGCCGAGCTGCAGCCTGGAGCCGCGCCGTCGGAAGCTGGTGGTGACTCCAACTTCAAGGAAGTCCACCTTCCGGGAGCCGGATCCCGCAGCGGCAGCAGCGCCGTCGGCAAAACCAAGACCGCAGATAACACCTCCGTCCAGGAGCCTGCAGTTGACACCAACAAAGGAGAATAG
- the ilvA gene encoding threonine ammonia-lyase: MNTLDTLPVTLDDVLKAQELLEGIITKTPVESSRALGSLVGGKVFFKCENLQRAGSFKVRGAYVRMARLTDAEKKRGVVAASAGNHAQGVAVAAKSLGINARIYMPLGVALPKLAATRSHGAEVILHGHNVDEALAEAQRYANETGAVFVHPFDNVDVVAGQGTIGLEILEQIPDVDTILMGVGGGGLLAGVAVAIKARAKELGREIRVIGVQAENAAAYPPSLAADALVPLKKVSTMADGIAVGRPGQLPFSIIRELVDDVVTVSEDSLARALIFLLERAKMVVEPAGAVGVAALMDGKIENPGNTAVVLSGGNIDPMLMLKVIQRGLSAAGRFMTVRMMLDDRPGSLATIARIIAENDANVTGLDHTRLGGSISMGDVSITINLETKGHEHGEQVLGALRAEGFQPIVVH, from the coding sequence GTGAATACCCTCGATACCCTGCCCGTCACGCTGGACGATGTCCTCAAGGCGCAGGAGCTGCTCGAGGGCATTATTACCAAGACTCCGGTGGAGTCGTCCCGTGCGCTGGGCAGCCTCGTGGGCGGCAAAGTTTTCTTCAAATGCGAGAACCTGCAGCGTGCCGGATCCTTCAAGGTCCGCGGCGCGTACGTGCGGATGGCCCGCCTGACTGATGCCGAGAAGAAGCGCGGCGTGGTGGCTGCCTCTGCAGGCAACCACGCTCAGGGCGTAGCCGTAGCCGCGAAGAGCCTGGGCATCAACGCCCGCATTTATATGCCGCTCGGTGTCGCTCTGCCCAAGCTTGCAGCAACGCGCAGCCATGGTGCCGAAGTTATCCTGCACGGCCACAACGTGGATGAAGCACTGGCCGAAGCCCAGCGCTACGCCAACGAAACGGGCGCAGTCTTTGTGCACCCCTTTGACAACGTGGACGTCGTCGCGGGCCAGGGAACCATCGGGCTGGAGATCCTGGAACAGATCCCGGACGTAGACACCATCCTCATGGGCGTGGGCGGCGGAGGGCTTCTTGCCGGCGTCGCGGTGGCGATCAAGGCCAGGGCCAAAGAGCTCGGACGCGAGATCCGGGTCATCGGGGTACAGGCGGAAAACGCTGCTGCCTACCCTCCGTCCCTCGCTGCAGACGCCTTGGTGCCGCTCAAAAAGGTTTCCACCATGGCCGACGGCATCGCAGTGGGACGCCCAGGGCAGCTCCCCTTCAGCATCATCCGCGAGCTCGTGGACGATGTTGTGACTGTGAGCGAGGATTCCCTTGCCCGGGCCCTGATCTTCCTGCTGGAACGGGCCAAGATGGTCGTGGAGCCGGCAGGGGCCGTGGGAGTAGCCGCGCTGATGGATGGCAAAATCGAAAACCCGGGGAACACCGCCGTCGTGCTTTCCGGTGGCAACATCGATCCGATGCTGATGCTCAAAGTTATCCAGCGTGGCCTCTCGGCCGCGGGCCGGTTCATGACGGTTCGAATGATGCTGGATGACCGCCCGGGCTCACTGGCGACTATTGCCCGCATCATTGCCGAAAACGACGCCAACGTCACGGGCCTTGACCACACGCGCCTGGGCGGCTCCATCAGCATGGGCGACGTCTCCATCACCATAAACCTGGAAACGAAAGGCCACGAACACGGCGAACAGGTCCTCGGCGCCTTGAGGGCCGAAGGCTTCCAGCCGATCGTGGTGCACTGA
- a CDS encoding aldose 1-epimerase family protein — MSASSPSAQSPLESAPRRFATGRQFELRRDDALAIVTELAAGLRLYSRGGVQLTETYGDAEIPPGATGITLAPWANRVEDGVWYLNGKKQQLDITEVSRNNASHGLLRNAGYALVDESEFSVTLEATVFPQHGYPFLVRHLVQYELDENLDLRVSQTMVNDSQDAAPVVLGAHPYLRLGEVAPEDLVLTVKAATRLVADERLIPRSTAAVEGDFDLSSGRAVGSLDIDVALTDLTFDGGVARHTLTAPDGRSVSLEQDQNCQYVHVFVTDTFPGRSKVVAIEPMTGPANAFNSGDGLRWLAPGGTLTMTWGITASL; from the coding sequence ATGTCTGCCTCTTCCCCATCTGCCCAAAGCCCGCTCGAATCAGCACCCCGACGCTTCGCCACCGGCCGCCAATTCGAGCTTCGCCGGGACGATGCGCTCGCCATCGTGACCGAGCTCGCGGCAGGTCTTCGGCTGTACTCCCGCGGAGGCGTCCAACTCACCGAAACTTACGGTGACGCCGAGATTCCGCCAGGCGCCACGGGCATCACCCTCGCCCCGTGGGCCAACCGGGTGGAGGATGGTGTCTGGTATCTCAACGGCAAAAAGCAGCAGCTCGATATCACCGAGGTCTCGCGCAACAACGCCAGCCACGGACTGCTCCGCAATGCCGGTTACGCCCTGGTGGACGAGTCTGAGTTCTCCGTGACCCTTGAAGCTACCGTCTTCCCACAGCATGGCTACCCCTTCCTTGTCCGTCACCTCGTTCAGTATGAGCTCGACGAAAACCTGGACCTTCGCGTCTCGCAGACGATGGTCAACGATTCACAAGATGCTGCTCCCGTCGTCCTTGGCGCCCACCCCTATCTCCGGCTGGGCGAGGTAGCCCCTGAAGATTTGGTCCTGACGGTCAAGGCAGCCACCCGCCTGGTCGCGGACGAACGATTGATTCCACGCAGCACCGCTGCCGTGGAGGGAGATTTTGACCTTTCTTCAGGTCGCGCAGTGGGCAGTTTGGACATCGACGTCGCCTTGACGGACCTGACGTTCGACGGCGGCGTGGCCCGCCATACGCTGACCGCGCCGGATGGGCGCAGCGTGTCACTTGAGCAAGACCAGAACTGCCAATATGTCCACGTGTTCGTCACGGACACCTTCCCTGGCCGATCAAAAGTAGTCGCCATAGAGCCCATGACCGGTCCAGCCAACGCCTTTAACAGCGGGGATGGTTTGCGTTGGCTTGCGCCAGGGGGGACGTTGACCATGACGTGGGGGATTACGGCCTCCCTCTAG
- a CDS encoding DUF4307 domain-containing protein → MTSEDLSANELPASNSLANRYGGQKRGLTRTSKRNIVIVALILGIVFAAWVATSSAQAPVTFKDIGYSTVDGTQAEVDYQVTKYPGATAKCAVKAMDSKFAVVGWKVVVIGPNEPKDGADRGSTTAQRTVLRTESPAVAGVVDNCWVVDSGK, encoded by the coding sequence GTGACTTCAGAGGACCTATCGGCCAACGAACTACCGGCAAGCAACAGCCTAGCCAATCGCTACGGTGGTCAAAAGCGCGGCTTGACCCGCACATCGAAGCGGAACATCGTCATCGTGGCCCTGATCCTCGGAATTGTCTTCGCGGCATGGGTCGCAACGTCCTCTGCACAGGCTCCGGTGACCTTCAAGGACATCGGCTACAGCACTGTCGATGGCACCCAAGCAGAGGTCGACTACCAAGTCACCAAATACCCGGGAGCCACTGCCAAATGCGCCGTGAAGGCCATGGATTCCAAGTTCGCAGTGGTGGGCTGGAAAGTGGTGGTGATCGGCCCCAATGAGCCCAAGGACGGTGCCGATCGCGGGAGCACAACAGCCCAGCGCACGGTGTTGAGAACCGAGTCCCCCGCGGTCGCCGGCGTAGTGGATAATTGCTGGGTCGTGGACAGCGGGAAATAA
- the mca gene encoding mycothiol conjugate amidase Mca, which translates to MTASSSSERQLRLLAVHAHPDDESSKGAATMAMYAAAGVEVMVATCTDGSRGDIQNPGMVDAPHPKRDMAGARRLEMANAAAVLGIRQRWLGFVDSGLPEGDPLPPLPPGCFALQPLERATAPLVRLVRDFKPHVIISYDENGGYPHPDHIMAHKVAVEAFESAGDASRFPGTGEPWAPSKLYYDRAFSPERFRALHFALEEAGLQSPYAERLAAWLEADAEGHTPPAPAHQTTTQVDCGDFFEARDDALRAHRTQIDPMGFFFAVSPDLQRTAWPWEDYTLIKSRVSTELPEKDLFAGLR; encoded by the coding sequence GTGACAGCGTCCAGCAGTTCCGAGCGGCAGCTGCGGCTGCTCGCCGTCCACGCTCATCCGGACGATGAGTCCAGCAAGGGCGCGGCCACCATGGCGATGTATGCCGCTGCAGGGGTAGAGGTCATGGTCGCCACCTGCACTGATGGATCCCGGGGCGACATCCAGAACCCCGGCATGGTGGACGCTCCGCACCCCAAGCGCGACATGGCAGGTGCCCGCCGGTTGGAAATGGCCAATGCGGCGGCCGTGCTTGGTATCCGGCAGCGCTGGCTTGGCTTCGTTGACTCTGGCCTGCCCGAGGGCGATCCCCTTCCGCCTCTCCCGCCGGGATGCTTTGCCCTGCAGCCATTGGAACGCGCTACGGCTCCGCTGGTTCGTCTGGTCCGCGATTTCAAGCCCCATGTCATCATCAGCTACGACGAAAACGGCGGCTACCCCCACCCGGACCACATCATGGCCCACAAGGTTGCCGTGGAGGCGTTCGAGTCAGCGGGCGACGCCTCACGCTTTCCCGGAACAGGGGAGCCCTGGGCGCCCAGCAAGCTCTACTACGATCGCGCCTTCAGCCCCGAACGCTTCCGTGCACTGCACTTTGCGCTGGAAGAGGCCGGGCTGCAGTCGCCGTATGCTGAGCGGCTCGCGGCGTGGCTTGAAGCAGATGCCGAGGGCCACACTCCTCCTGCTCCCGCGCACCAGACCACCACGCAGGTGGACTGCGGCGACTTCTTCGAGGCGCGCGACGACGCTCTCCGGGCGCATCGGACGCAGATCGATCCCATGGGCTTCTTCTTTGCGGTCTCACCTGACTTGCAGCGTACGGCGTGGCCTTGGGAGGACTACACGCTGATCAAGTCCAGGGTGTCTACGGAGTTGCCGGAAAAGGACCTGTTTGCGGGGCTAAGATAG
- a CDS encoding thioredoxin domain-containing protein: MPLPEAASPRGNNWPGAANVLGAEPSAYLRQHAANPVFWRPFGDEAFALATARDVPVFLSIGYAACHWCHVMAHESFEDQETADYLNAHFVPVKVDREERPDVDSVYMTATQAISGEGGWPMSVFLTPEGLAFHAGTYFPPVPLPGRPSFRNVLEAVHEAWVERREAVEQNARGLAANIANAQLSSAVRLDGPPEVLDAQLLSDAVTVLARSEDPDAGGFGSAPKFPPSAVLEFLIRHAAARSETSEAARDMAARALAGMARSALCDQIDGGFARYSVTADWSVPHFEKMLYDNAQLLRVYAHWSRLGGHDVFPAEEAAGVASRCGDWMLASLGLPAGGLASSLDADTVVDGVHHEGAAYLWTPASLLEVLGPGDAEEVARMMNIGAQGTVSELGSPLHPGRPLSASETALWRRVRPSLLASRDLRNQPARDEKVVAGWNGLAIAGLAEAGAVLDRPDLVAAAENVAEYLEKVHWSAEHGLLVRVSHDSRARGIGGLLEDYAFCAEGLFSLYAVTGKKRWYRLAEHIIRAAEARFVEDGHLADSTGESAQVFNAQGQRAALDPFDNAAPSGAAGFAGVLLTYSAYSGSHAHRLMAGNILGLLPSLATRAPRVAGWLLATAQAALAGPVEAAVVGPDSPLLSELHSALLKSASPGMAVALQENDAVSPAGDGEVPLLLHRTGAPDGSPQVYLCRDMVCEMPVGTVADVQSMLARMNSGAS, encoded by the coding sequence ATGCCGCTCCCGGAAGCCGCTAGCCCGCGCGGAAACAACTGGCCCGGGGCGGCGAACGTCCTGGGTGCGGAGCCGTCTGCCTACCTGCGCCAACACGCAGCCAACCCGGTCTTCTGGCGTCCTTTCGGCGACGAAGCGTTTGCCCTTGCCACAGCCCGGGATGTCCCCGTGTTTCTCTCCATCGGCTATGCGGCATGTCATTGGTGCCATGTCATGGCCCATGAATCCTTTGAGGACCAGGAAACTGCGGATTACCTGAATGCCCACTTTGTGCCAGTCAAAGTGGACCGGGAAGAACGGCCGGACGTCGATTCTGTCTACATGACGGCGACGCAGGCCATCAGCGGTGAAGGCGGCTGGCCAATGTCCGTTTTCCTGACTCCGGAGGGCCTCGCCTTCCATGCGGGCACATATTTCCCGCCCGTTCCCTTGCCCGGCCGGCCGTCCTTCCGAAACGTGCTTGAAGCGGTCCACGAGGCGTGGGTTGAACGCCGCGAGGCTGTGGAGCAAAACGCCAGGGGACTGGCCGCGAACATAGCAAACGCCCAGCTGTCATCTGCCGTTCGGCTTGACGGCCCGCCCGAGGTACTTGATGCACAGCTGCTTTCGGATGCAGTAACGGTTTTGGCCCGGTCAGAAGACCCCGACGCCGGTGGGTTCGGCAGCGCCCCAAAGTTCCCGCCGTCGGCGGTGCTTGAGTTCCTCATCCGTCACGCAGCGGCACGGTCGGAGACATCGGAGGCCGCGCGTGACATGGCCGCACGCGCCCTGGCCGGAATGGCACGTTCGGCATTATGCGACCAAATCGACGGCGGTTTTGCCCGGTATTCGGTCACGGCGGATTGGTCCGTGCCACACTTCGAGAAAATGCTTTACGACAATGCCCAACTCCTGCGCGTCTACGCGCACTGGTCGCGTCTTGGAGGCCATGATGTGTTCCCGGCCGAGGAGGCGGCGGGGGTTGCGTCCAGGTGCGGGGATTGGATGCTGGCCTCGCTGGGGCTGCCCGCGGGTGGACTGGCTTCATCACTGGACGCGGATACCGTGGTGGACGGGGTGCACCATGAAGGTGCAGCGTACCTCTGGACGCCGGCATCCTTGCTGGAAGTCCTCGGCCCTGGTGACGCCGAGGAGGTTGCGCGCATGATGAATATTGGTGCGCAGGGGACCGTCTCGGAATTGGGTTCGCCTCTGCATCCGGGCCGGCCTCTGTCGGCTTCCGAAACCGCGCTTTGGCGCCGCGTCAGGCCATCACTCCTGGCCTCGCGCGATCTCCGGAACCAGCCTGCCAGGGACGAGAAAGTTGTGGCGGGTTGGAACGGGCTCGCGATCGCCGGGCTTGCCGAGGCCGGAGCGGTGCTGGACCGCCCGGACCTCGTCGCTGCAGCTGAGAACGTTGCCGAGTATCTCGAGAAGGTGCATTGGAGCGCCGAACACGGGCTGCTGGTCCGGGTCTCGCACGATTCCAGGGCGCGGGGGATCGGGGGACTCCTGGAAGACTACGCATTCTGTGCAGAGGGCCTGTTCTCGCTGTACGCCGTGACGGGAAAAAAGCGCTGGTACCGCCTGGCGGAACACATCATCCGGGCCGCCGAAGCGCGTTTTGTCGAGGACGGGCATCTCGCCGATTCGACCGGGGAATCTGCCCAGGTGTTCAACGCCCAAGGGCAGCGGGCTGCCCTTGATCCGTTCGACAATGCCGCGCCCAGCGGGGCAGCCGGATTTGCCGGAGTGCTGCTCACATATTCGGCTTACTCAGGGTCACACGCCCACCGACTCATGGCCGGGAATATCCTGGGCCTGCTTCCTTCGCTGGCCACACGCGCGCCCCGTGTTGCCGGTTGGCTCCTGGCCACGGCGCAAGCGGCGCTGGCAGGGCCGGTGGAGGCCGCCGTCGTTGGTCCCGATTCGCCACTGCTGAGCGAGTTGCACAGTGCGCTTCTGAAATCCGCCAGCCCGGGTATGGCGGTCGCGTTGCAAGAGAACGACGCCGTGTCCCCGGCTGGTGATGGCGAGGTCCCGTTGCTGCTTCATCGCACGGGTGCGCCTGATGGCTCGCCCCAAGTGTATTTGTGCCGGGATATGGTGTGCGAGATGCCGGTGGGGACCGTTGCGGACGTGCAATCAATGCTGGCGCGAATGAACTCCGGCGCTAGCTGA
- the galT gene encoding galactose-1-phosphate uridylyltransferase, with product MSRMTRTRLADNRELIYFDDPGTPERTPDSLVDHRELPARGEPGEVRYDALSGEWVAVAAHRQSRTHLPPADQCPICPTTAANPSEIPASDYDVVVFENRFPSLGPALGDIAQIPGHGFAGHGVTGPAFGRCEVVAFTPQHTGSFAELGETRARTVIEAWAQRTEALSALPGIKQVFPFENRGADIGVTLHHPHGQIYAYPYVTPRAATLGAVARKYYDDVDAKETLGASLLKAEREDGSRMVLEAKHFSAYVPFAARWPLEIHLVPHRSVPDLAALTGEERDELSHVYLDLLKRLDALYPTPMPYISAWHQAPLDPILRPAGQLHLQLTSPRRAADKLKYLAGSEAAMGAFINDTTPEAVAEQLRDVAATTDATRLADTLEGTRA from the coding sequence ATGAGCCGTATGACCCGCACCCGCCTCGCTGACAACCGTGAGTTGATCTACTTTGATGACCCCGGAACTCCTGAGCGCACACCGGACTCGCTGGTGGACCACCGCGAGCTTCCGGCCCGTGGCGAGCCCGGCGAGGTCAGGTACGACGCCCTGTCCGGCGAATGGGTAGCAGTGGCCGCCCACCGCCAAAGCCGCACCCATCTCCCCCCGGCCGACCAGTGCCCTATCTGCCCCACGACAGCGGCGAATCCCTCGGAAATTCCGGCTTCCGACTATGACGTCGTGGTGTTTGAAAACAGATTCCCCTCGCTGGGACCTGCGCTGGGCGACATCGCGCAGATCCCGGGTCATGGATTCGCCGGCCACGGCGTCACCGGGCCTGCCTTCGGTCGCTGCGAAGTTGTGGCCTTTACTCCCCAGCACACAGGATCCTTCGCGGAATTGGGAGAGACCCGCGCCCGCACCGTCATAGAAGCCTGGGCACAGCGCACAGAAGCATTGAGCGCCCTGCCCGGCATCAAGCAGGTCTTCCCGTTTGAGAACCGGGGCGCCGATATCGGAGTCACCCTGCACCACCCCCACGGCCAGATTTACGCCTACCCCTACGTCACGCCCCGGGCGGCCACCCTCGGCGCGGTTGCCCGCAAGTACTACGACGACGTCGACGCGAAAGAAACGCTTGGCGCGTCCCTCCTGAAGGCAGAACGCGAGGATGGCAGCCGGATGGTTCTGGAAGCCAAGCACTTCAGCGCCTACGTGCCCTTCGCCGCACGCTGGCCCTTGGAGATCCACCTGGTCCCCCACCGCAGCGTCCCTGACCTCGCGGCCCTGACGGGCGAAGAACGGGACGAGCTCTCGCATGTCTACCTTGACCTGCTGAAGCGGCTTGATGCGCTCTACCCCACCCCCATGCCGTACATCTCCGCGTGGCACCAGGCACCCCTGGACCCGATCCTGCGCCCGGCGGGGCAGTTGCACCTGCAGCTGACCTCACCGCGCCGCGCCGCCGATAAGCTCAAGTACCTGGCCGGCTCTGAAGCAGCCATGGGAGCGTTTATCAATGACACCACCCCGGAAGCCGTGGCGGAGCAACTCCGCGACGTCGCTGCAACCACCGACGCCACACGGTTGGCCGACACCCTGGAAGGCACCCGAGCATGA